Below is a genomic region from Glaciihabitans sp. INWT7.
GAGGTCGCGCTCGGGATGACGAGCGGACACGACGGCGATCCTCGATCCGTCCGGCGAGAACGAGAGAGCTCCGTGGTCGAAGTCACCGTCGGTCAGGCGTCTCGGCGTGGGGATGCCAGCGGAGGGCTCGGGCTTCGGGTTCTGCGCCGACGGGGCGGTCGGGTAGCTCGGTTCGCCGTCAACGCGGGGCACCTCGACGAGGAACACGTGCCGACGCCGATCAGTCGTGTAGCCGAATCCATTCGAGCGGTACTTGAGGGTGGTGATGCGGCGTGGGGGTTCGGCGTTCGAGCCGAGGTTTGCGACCGTGCCGTACCGACCATCTTCGGCGACAGCGGCGGTGAACGCGATGGCGCGGGAGTCCGGCGACCAGCGCCAGGTGCCGACACCGAGCTTCTGGTCGGTCAGCTGGAGGGGTTCGCCGCCCTCAGCCGCCATGATGTGCAGCTGACCGGGCCCCTCCCCCGGCGATCGCACGAACGCGAGCAGGCTCCCATCCGGCGAGAAGAGCGGGCTCGAATCACTGATACCGCGCGTGATGCGACGAGCGTCGGAGCCGTCGAGCCTCACGCTCCACAACTGGCCGACGGCGCGATCCGCATCGAGATCCGGCCGCGAGACGGCGGTGACGGCACGCGTGCCATCCGGATGGATCGTGGGGCGGGAGACACTGGACAACAGGGGAAGATCTGAAGGCTTCATCACCTCCCATGCTAGCCACCGTTGCTTTCACGGCCCCGGCTGAGATTCAGGCGGTGCCGAAGTCGCTCACGTCGCCGACGAGCCTGGTGTGGTCGGCGGGGATCGGCTCGACCGCGGCGGCGGCGATCTCCGCGGCGAACTCGCTCACGTTGTACAGTCGGCCGGCGGAGTCCTTTCGCGAACTGATCGCGCCCGGATTCGCCCGCTCGAGAAGCGTCGCCGTGATGGTGCCCTCGATCATGTCGCCGGACACGACGACGAACCCGATGCCCGCCGCATCCAGGATCGGGATCATCTCAAGGAGCGCATCCTCACCCGCGCGCTTGCTGAGCGCCACCGGGAGGTATTCCGGCATCGTGGCTGTCGAGTGGATGAAATGTGCCTGATGACTCGTCACGAAGACGACGCGGGAGCCCGGGGCCAGCAGCGGGATGGCCGCGTTCAGCAGGTACACCTGGGCGTCGCGATTGAGCTGAAGGGCGTAGTCCTCCGCCATGCCGGACTCCATGCCCCCGGAGGCATTCATCACGAGGATGTCGAGTCCGCCCAGCTCGCTCTCGATTGTGTCGAACATGGCGGCGACCGAGGCGGGATCGGTGAGATCCGCGCCGATGGCGACCGCGGATCCGCCGGCTGCGACGATCTTGTCGACGAGCTTGTTCGCGCGCGCCTCCTTGTTGCGGTAGTTGATCACGACGCTCGCGCCGGCTTCGGCGAAGAAGCTCACCGTGTCCGCGCCGATGCCGCGGGAGGAGCCGGTGACGAGGGCACGGAGCCCGTCGAGCGAACCGGGGGCGAGGGGGTTTGTCATGAGGGGACTCCTGGGTTCCGAGGTCGGTCGCGGCGCGGAGCCACGGGTCACGACAATAGCAAGATCAGGCGGTTTCCCGGGTGCTGGTGCTAGTTTCGAAGCACACTAGTCGCAAGGGGTGCAACGGGATGATCGTCGATTTTGTCACGATGTACGCCTGGATCTTCTGGGTCGGCCTGCTGCTGCTCTTTGTCATCGTCGAGGTGCTCACCGTCGATTTCACCTTTCTCATGCTCGCCGGCGGGTGCGTTGGCGGTCTGGTGGCCGATCTTCTCGGTGCGCCATTCTGGGCGCAGATCCTCATCGCCGGGATCCTGGCGCTCCTTCTGCTGTTCGTCGCCCGGCCCGCGCTGAAACGAACGCTCGGCCGCACCTCCGACCAGACTCCGACGAACGTGGCTGCGCTGCTCGGTACCGGCGGCATGGTCACCACTCCGTTCGTGGACGGACAGGGCCACGTGAAGCTCGCGAACGGCGAGACCTGGACGGCCCGGCTCTCGCAGGCCACCACCGATCGACCGGTTGATGCCGGTGAACGCATCGTCGTGACGGCGATCGAAGGGGCGACCGCGATAGTGGTCCCCGCAGAAGGGACAGCACTGTGACCTCCGACCTGTTCGGCCAGATCATCCTCGTGATTGTGATCATCATCGTCGCGATCTTCGTCTTGACCATCCTCTTCCGGGCGGTGAAGATCATCCCCCAGGCCCGCGCCGGGGTCGTCGAGCGCCTCGGCAAGTACCACAAGACGCTGATGCCCGGGCTCAACATCCTCGTGCCGTTCATCGACCGGGTGCGGCCGCTCATCGATATGCGCGAGCAGGTCGTCTCGTTCCCGCCGCAGCCCGTCATCACCGAGGACAACCTGGTGGTGTCGATCGACACCGTCGTCTACTTCCAGGTGACGGATGCGCGTGCCGCGACCTATGAGATCGCCAACTACCTCGGGGCCGTCGAGCAGCTGACCACCACCACCCTTCGTAACGTCGTCGGTAGCCTCAATCTTGAGGAAGCTCTCACCAGTCGCGACAACATCAACGGGCAGCTGCGCATCGTGCTCGACGAGGCCACCGGCAAGTGGGGGGTGCGCGTCGGCCGCGTCGAGCTCAAGGCGATCGACCCGCCGCTCTCCATCCAGGACTCGATGGAGAAGCAGATGCGTGCCGAGCGAGACCGCCGGGCGCAGATCCTGACCGCAGAGGGCACGAAGCAGGCAGCCATCCTGCAGGCCGAGGGATCCCGACAGGCCGCGATCCTCGAAGCGGAGGGCTGGGCGAAGGCCCAGGTGCTGCGAGCCGAGGGTGAAGGGCAGGCCATCACCACGGTGTTCGGCGCCATTCACGCCGGTGATCCGGACTCCAAGCTGCTGGCCTACCAGTACCTGCAGATGCTTCCAAAGATCGCCGAGGGCGACTCCAACAAGCTCTGGATCATCCCCTCGGAGCTCACCGAGGCGATCAAGAGCATCACGGCCGGCTTCGGTTCGAGTCTTGCGGGCATGGCACCGGGCCAGCCGGCACCGGTACCTCCGGCAGCGCCGGTGGCCTCGGCGGTGCCGAGCACTCCGCCCGTTTCCCCTACAGCGCCTGCCGCCCCGGCATCGCCGGCGCCCTGAGTCACCCGGCCTCGAGCAGACACCGCGAGGTGCACTCTTTTGCGGGTGATGCACACCGCGAGGTCCCGAAAGACTGCAACTTGTGGAGGCGGAGACGCGCAACCGGTCGTGAGATGAGGGCGTCGTGGCCGATCTGAGGGCGATCGAGCCCGGCGAGGGTTTCTTCGCCGGGCCACTCCCCCGCATCCTCGCCCATCGCGGCCTTGCGACGGATGCCCCGGAAAATACCCTGCTCGCCTTCCTCTCCGCGCTCTCCAGCGGTGTCACCCACCTCGAGACCGACGTTCACTCGTCGGCGGACGGCATCGCGGTGATCAGCCACGACGCGGATCTCGCTCGCACGGCGGGAATCACGGGGCGCGTCGACGAACTCGACTTCGCCGAGCTGCAGAAGGTGGACCTGGGGCGTGGCCAGACCTACCCGAGCCTGGAAGAGACGCTTCTGGCCTTTCCCGAGGCGCGATTCAACATCGACCTCAAGTCCGATGCGGTCGTCGGCCCGGCGGTGGCAGCGATTCTTTCGGCCGCCGCCACGGACCGGGTGCTCGTGACGTCATTCGACAATGCGCGGCGGTTGCGCGCGGTTCGGGCATTGCCAGGGGTCGCGACCTCGGCATCGGCGGCGCCCTTCGCCGGTGCACTGTTCGCGGTCAAGCTCGGCCTCGTGCCGCTGGCCCGCCGGCTGCTTCGCGACGTGCAGGCCGTGCAGGTGCCCGAGCGTCTCCGTGGCGTCCAGGTGATCACCGCCCGCACCGTACGCCTCCTGAAGCGCGCGGGCGTCGAGGTGCAGGTGTGGACGGTGAACGAGCCAGCGGACATGCGTCGACTGCTCGATCTCGGCGTGGACGGCCTGATCACCGACCGGGCGGATCTCGCGCTTCTCCTTCGAAACGAACGCTCCGGTCCCGCCTGAAGACACGACCGGCCGGCAGGGAGTACGCTGTGAGTTTGCTGGAATCGCCGCGTAACGGAAAGGTTACGCCCAGCTTGTGGGTTTATAACTGGTGATTGCATCGCGAGAGAGGACCACACAATGGCGGATCGCAGTTTGCGCGGAATGAGACTCGGATCCCAGAGTCTCCAGAGTGAAGAAGGCGTGACCTTCTCCCCGCGGAAGAAGAGTACGTACCAAGCCGCCGACGGCTCCACCTTCGAGGTGACCTTCTCGTCTGACGCGGAGATCCCCACGGTGTGGGAGTCCCCGAAGAGCGGCCAGGAAGGTCGACTTCTCGGCGAGGACGGCGTTCAGGTGGAACCCGAACCGTCCGACGCCAAGATCCCCCGCACCCACTGGGACATGCTTCTCGAGCGCCGCACGCGTGCGGAACTCGAAGAACTGCTCCAGGAGCGTCTCGACTTCCTTCGGGCTCGTAAGGGGCAGCACAAGATCGGCGCCTAGCGTTCGATCCGAGAGACCTAGCCGGTCGCCGTTCACGCGGTGGTCGGCTATTTTTCTGCCTGCCGCTGCTCAGGCTGTGGCGAACCGGGCCCGAAGACGCCCCAGAGCGTGACCCGCAGCAGTGCTTCGACGACGATACCGAAGTGCATCTTGGATCGGCCGGCCGCCCGTTCGATGAAGACGATGGGATGCTCGACCACGCGCCGCCCCTCCCGCTCCAGTCGCCAGGCCAGCTCCACCTGGAAGCAATACCCCTGCGACGACACCGAAGACAGCTCGAGGGACCGAAGGGCATCGGCGCGATAGACGCGGAAGCCCGCGGTGATGTCGTGGACGCCCGAGCGGAGCACCGCGCGCGAGTACGCGTTGCCCGCGCGCGAGATGACCTGGCGGATCCAGGGCCAGTTGCGCACAGAACCCCCGTGCACCCAGCGGGACCCGATCACCAGATCCGCGCCTCCGGCCGCCAGGTCGATCATGGCCGGAAGCGCGGAGGGATCGTGGGATCCGTCCGCATCCATCTCCACGACGAACCGGTAGCCGTGCTCGAGGGCACGCGCGAAGCCGGCGAGGTAGGCCTGGCCGAGGCCCTGCTTCGCAGCGCGATGCAGCACAGAGATCCCGGGGTCGACGGCCGCGAGTCGGTCGGCCAGCCGTCCCGTGCCATCCGGACTCGAGTCGTCCACGACCAGCACGTCGGCCTGGGGCACCGCCTGGCGGATGCGCCCGAGCACGGTCTCCAGGCTCTCGATCTCGTTGTAGGTCGGCAGGATGATCAGAGTCTCAGCCACGCCGCCCCCTTGGGCTCTGAGCACGTGGTCGCCGGGGTGCGAGTAGCAGTCCGACTAGGAGGCTGGCGAGTCCGAACCCGGCGACGATCCACTCGATCTGGCGCCCGGCGAACATGGCCGGGGTGACCGTCGTGCTGAGCGGTACGGTCTGCACCAGGGCCCCGCGCGTGAAGGTCGGTAGGGTCGCGATCTCGCGACCATCGGGCGCGAACATCGCGCTCACTCCCACCGTGGAGTCGTTGACGACGCTGCGTCCGGTCTCGATGGCACGCAACCGGGCGATCGCCACCTGTTGCACGCTCTCGTCCGAGTGTCCGAAGTCGGCGTTGTTGGTCGGGGCGATGATGAACTCCGCTCCCCCGTCCACCATCCGATGGATGAGGCCGTCGTCCACGATGTCGAAACAGATGGCCAGCCCCGCCATCGCCCCGTTGATGTCGAAGACATTCGACCTGGTGCCGAAGGTGTAATCCCGCGGCACAAGGTCGAAGAGGCTCGGGGCTAGCGGGTACCAGAACGAGCGGTTCGGCAGGTATTCGGCGAAGGGCACGGGATGGATCTTGTCGTACTGGGCGACCGAACCCTTGCCGTTCTCCCAGAGCAGCAGACTGTTGAAGGTCTGACCCTTCGAGTTCTCCGTGACGGTGCCGGTCACGAGCGGAGCGTTCATCTCTTTCGAGACGAAGTCGAGGGTCTGCGCCGCCTGCTCGTTCCTGAGGGGGTCGATGTCTGAGGCGTTCTCCGGCCAGACGATCACATCCACCTTCTTGCCGAGGATGGGCACTGTGGCCTGCAGGTGATCGTCCAGGCTGTCACCCGGTTGGATCTGCGCAAAGAGGCCGGAGTTGGAGTTGCCCTGGACTGCGGCGACGCGGATGCTGCCCGAAGAGAGCACGGGCCACGCCGGGAACAGTGCAGCGACGAGGAAGGCGGTGGCCGCGATCATCCCCCTGGTGCTCCAGCGCACCTGACCTGTCCGCACGGCCTGGAGCAGCACCGCGGAGAGGAAGGCGATGACGAAGCTCACGCCCGAGATCCCGAGCCACGCCACGAGCGGGGCGAAAGTGCTGTCGGACTGGGAGAACGCGAGCCGGCCCCAGGAGAAGCCGCCGTAGGGCCAGACGCTGGTGATCGCCTCCCTCAGCACCCAGAGGCCGGCCAGTACCGCGGGGAGGCCGATCAGCCGCGCGCCGGGCCCGGACCACACCCGGGGCACGTATCGCCAGGCCAGGGCCATGAGCACGCACCCGAGGGCGAAGAAGACCGCCTCGAGTCCGGCGAGGGCGAGCCACGGCACCGGTCCCAGATAGACGGTGAGCCAGATGATGTGATTGCCGAAGAATGCGAACCCGCCCACGAACCCCACCAACAGCGCCGAGCGCACCCGGCGACCGACGAGCGACCAGAACATCAGGGCTGTGCCGATGAAGATGAGCGGCCACCAGCCGAGCGCGGGGAAGGCCGCCGCGTTGATGAAGCCGGACAGCGCCGCGACCAGGAGCGCGGCGGTGAGGGGAAGGGGGCGCGAGAGCCATCCGGGAACAGTCCCGCGGCGGGGTGGGAGGCTCGAACGCACCCGTCAAGCCTAAGTGGCTGTTGCTGTGCCCGCGGCCAGCAGCGCTGCCGGCAGAGGCTCAGGCGACCGAGGAGTAGGCCACGATCCCGCGCCGGATCGATTCGAGGGCCTGGCGTGCCGTGCGTCCGACAGCCCCGTCGGCCACCACAGAGAGCTGGTCGAGGAGGTCGATCGTCT
It encodes:
- a CDS encoding SDR family oxidoreductase, translated to MTNPLAPGSLDGLRALVTGSSRGIGADTVSFFAEAGASVVINYRNKEARANKLVDKIVAAGGSAVAIGADLTDPASVAAMFDTIESELGGLDILVMNASGGMESGMAEDYALQLNRDAQVYLLNAAIPLLAPGSRVVFVTSHQAHFIHSTATMPEYLPVALSKRAGEDALLEMIPILDAAGIGFVVVSGDMIEGTITATLLERANPGAISSRKDSAGRLYNVSEFAAEIAAAAVEPIPADHTRLVGDVSDFGTA
- a CDS encoding NfeD family protein, translating into MIVDFVTMYAWIFWVGLLLLFVIVEVLTVDFTFLMLAGGCVGGLVADLLGAPFWAQILIAGILALLLLFVARPALKRTLGRTSDQTPTNVAALLGTGGMVTTPFVDGQGHVKLANGETWTARLSQATTDRPVDAGERIVVTAIEGATAIVVPAEGTAL
- a CDS encoding SPFH domain-containing protein — encoded protein: MTSDLFGQIILVIVIIIVAIFVLTILFRAVKIIPQARAGVVERLGKYHKTLMPGLNILVPFIDRVRPLIDMREQVVSFPPQPVITEDNLVVSIDTVVYFQVTDARAATYEIANYLGAVEQLTTTTLRNVVGSLNLEEALTSRDNINGQLRIVLDEATGKWGVRVGRVELKAIDPPLSIQDSMEKQMRAERDRRAQILTAEGTKQAAILQAEGSRQAAILEAEGWAKAQVLRAEGEGQAITTVFGAIHAGDPDSKLLAYQYLQMLPKIAEGDSNKLWIIPSELTEAIKSITAGFGSSLAGMAPGQPAPVPPAAPVASAVPSTPPVSPTAPAAPASPAP
- a CDS encoding glycerophosphodiester phosphodiesterase family protein, producing the protein MADLRAIEPGEGFFAGPLPRILAHRGLATDAPENTLLAFLSALSSGVTHLETDVHSSADGIAVISHDADLARTAGITGRVDELDFAELQKVDLGRGQTYPSLEETLLAFPEARFNIDLKSDAVVGPAVAAILSAAATDRVLVTSFDNARRLRAVRALPGVATSASAAPFAGALFAVKLGLVPLARRLLRDVQAVQVPERLRGVQVITARTVRLLKRAGVEVQVWTVNEPADMRRLLDLGVDGLITDRADLALLLRNERSGPA
- a CDS encoding RNA polymerase-binding protein RbpA, whose amino-acid sequence is MADRSLRGMRLGSQSLQSEEGVTFSPRKKSTYQAADGSTFEVTFSSDAEIPTVWESPKSGQEGRLLGEDGVQVEPEPSDAKIPRTHWDMLLERRTRAELEELLQERLDFLRARKGQHKIGA
- a CDS encoding polyprenol monophosphomannose synthase; amino-acid sequence: MAETLIILPTYNEIESLETVLGRIRQAVPQADVLVVDDSSPDGTGRLADRLAAVDPGISVLHRAAKQGLGQAYLAGFARALEHGYRFVVEMDADGSHDPSALPAMIDLAAGGADLVIGSRWVHGGSVRNWPWIRQVISRAGNAYSRAVLRSGVHDITAGFRVYRADALRSLELSSVSSQGYCFQVELAWRLEREGRRVVEHPIVFIERAAGRSKMHFGIVVEALLRVTLWGVFGPGSPQPEQRQAEK
- the lnt gene encoding apolipoprotein N-acyltransferase, whose product is MRSSLPPRRGTVPGWLSRPLPLTAALLVAALSGFINAAAFPALGWWPLIFIGTALMFWSLVGRRVRSALLVGFVGGFAFFGNHIIWLTVYLGPVPWLALAGLEAVFFALGCVLMALAWRYVPRVWSGPGARLIGLPAVLAGLWVLREAITSVWPYGGFSWGRLAFSQSDSTFAPLVAWLGISGVSFVIAFLSAVLLQAVRTGQVRWSTRGMIAATAFLVAALFPAWPVLSSGSIRVAAVQGNSNSGLFAQIQPGDSLDDHLQATVPILGKKVDVIVWPENASDIDPLRNEQAAQTLDFVSKEMNAPLVTGTVTENSKGQTFNSLLLWENGKGSVAQYDKIHPVPFAEYLPNRSFWYPLAPSLFDLVPRDYTFGTRSNVFDINGAMAGLAICFDIVDDGLIHRMVDGGAEFIIAPTNNADFGHSDESVQQVAIARLRAIETGRSVVNDSTVGVSAMFAPDGREIATLPTFTRGALVQTVPLSTTVTPAMFAGRQIEWIVAGFGLASLLVGLLLAPRRPRAQSPRGRRG